The Rhodocytophaga rosea genome has a segment encoding these proteins:
- a CDS encoding SusC/RagA family TonB-linked outer membrane protein — MVYTLRRSIKAVLAFMCSICLFQMASAQDLSYVKHENSKRIQQETTEKLLLTVIHDLEKELHVNFAYQKKHLNGKYVQYKPMNGKSLETYLAEVLNPLKLTFKKVENIYVIQPMEEGVYQIKPQSNLPIPATYSASAFAVTITGNVTSQDDGQALPGVNVLLKGSTTGTTTDPDGNYSLSVPDAEGTLVFSFIGYAPQEVAIGGRTTINVVMAQEAQALNEVVVTALGIEREKKALAYSVSEVKGSEFTQAREVNVANALSGKIAGVNATGMATGPGGSSRIIIRGNGSLAGNNQPLYVINGMPIDNSIPGGGTTTGGEGINVDRGDGIAGINPDDIESISVLKGGPAAALYGSRAANGVILITTKKGRAQKGIGVEYNTTLTLESPSIYPKYQYEYGQGFDGRKPLTRAEALSSGRLSYGARMDGLPSIQFDGVERPYSPVNVKDNIKNFYRTGSTYVNTVALTGGNESINYRFSLSDTDAKSLQPNSKFNRKTANLNLNAFLGKKLSIEAVAQYNLEKAHNRPDVGYADVNAAWSTYLLANTVDIRSLSPGYDENGKEIEWNPVPIANNAYFVTNRFQNDDTKNRFIGQANIRYAILDNLSIRGSVSKDFYNFNYVGVTPTGTAYSPLGGYESIKSEVSETNSMLTLNYNTSIAGSFNFSAMAGGNIQRGLNNETSISGSQFIIPYFYSYTNLSTLTTRPNNRRTGINSVFGSADVDYKGIIFLSFTGRQDWFSTLSAQNNSIFYPSIGGSLVLSEAIQLPSSISFLKLRGSWAQVGGATPDPYIINQTFSMVQGGHNGRPVQAISSTLLNNPDLRPLTSTTSEIGIDLQLLNKRLGLDVTLYNRKTTDDIVQTDISTASGYTRALLNVGELSNKGIEVLLTGSPVRTEKFSWDVSYNMAYNKSEIVQLAEGLNSVGVANGIGGATITNEVGRPYGIIKGYKIKTNANGQVVFNTNSGYEVRSDLMELGLGVPPLTMGLTNNFSYKNFSLSVLLDGKFGNKIYSNLNQYAYRFGLLKETLPGRDNGLTLNGVDEEGNPYERVVPIEQLDTYYDNRKNYTDLFVYDGSFIKLRQVILSYNLPVSYIKFIRIQSASLSLVGRNLAILYSHATNSDPESSYTSGNGQGLEALSIPRTRSYGLNLLVKF, encoded by the coding sequence ATGGTCTACACTTTACGAAGGTCCATAAAAGCTGTACTGGCTTTTATGTGCAGCATCTGCCTGTTTCAGATGGCCAGCGCCCAGGATTTATCTTATGTCAAACACGAAAACAGCAAACGTATCCAGCAGGAAACTACTGAGAAATTACTGCTTACGGTCATACATGATCTGGAGAAAGAACTGCATGTAAACTTCGCCTACCAGAAAAAGCATCTGAATGGAAAGTATGTGCAATATAAGCCTATGAATGGCAAAAGTCTGGAAACATATCTGGCAGAAGTATTGAATCCGCTGAAGTTAACCTTCAAAAAAGTGGAAAATATTTATGTGATTCAGCCCATGGAAGAAGGAGTTTACCAGATAAAACCCCAGTCTAATCTACCCATACCAGCTACCTATTCTGCCTCTGCCTTTGCAGTTACCATTACTGGCAACGTTACTTCACAGGACGATGGGCAAGCGCTACCGGGTGTGAATGTGCTGCTGAAAGGCTCTACTACCGGTACTACCACTGACCCAGATGGCAACTACAGCCTAAGTGTGCCAGATGCAGAAGGTACCCTGGTATTTTCATTTATTGGTTATGCCCCGCAGGAAGTAGCCATCGGTGGCCGTACTACCATTAATGTGGTGATGGCACAGGAAGCACAGGCATTGAACGAAGTTGTGGTAACCGCTTTGGGTATTGAACGGGAGAAAAAAGCCCTTGCCTATTCAGTGAGCGAAGTAAAAGGCAGCGAATTTACCCAGGCCCGGGAAGTAAATGTAGCCAATGCTTTATCTGGTAAAATTGCCGGGGTAAATGCTACTGGTATGGCAACCGGTCCTGGTGGTTCCAGCCGCATCATTATCCGGGGAAATGGGTCACTGGCCGGAAATAACCAGCCTTTGTATGTGATCAATGGGATGCCCATCGATAACTCTATTCCCGGCGGCGGTACTACTACCGGTGGAGAAGGCATCAACGTAGACCGGGGTGATGGCATTGCCGGCATCAATCCGGATGATATTGAGTCTATTTCAGTACTAAAAGGAGGTCCGGCAGCAGCTTTATATGGTTCCAGAGCAGCCAACGGAGTTATTTTGATCACCACCAAAAAAGGGAGAGCCCAGAAAGGGATCGGTGTAGAATACAATACCACCTTAACCCTGGAATCGCCTTCTATCTATCCAAAATACCAGTATGAGTACGGGCAAGGATTCGACGGAAGAAAACCTTTAACACGGGCAGAAGCCTTAAGTTCCGGACGTTTGTCGTATGGAGCCAGAATGGATGGGTTGCCTTCTATTCAATTTGATGGTGTAGAACGTCCTTATTCGCCGGTAAACGTTAAAGATAATATCAAGAATTTTTACAGAACAGGCTCTACATATGTCAATACGGTTGCCCTGACTGGCGGAAATGAATCGATTAATTATCGCTTTTCCCTATCCGATACTGATGCCAAGAGTCTTCAGCCTAATTCTAAATTCAACCGAAAAACGGCCAACCTGAACCTGAATGCTTTTCTAGGAAAAAAACTGAGCATTGAAGCGGTAGCCCAGTATAATCTGGAAAAAGCCCATAACCGCCCAGATGTTGGCTATGCTGATGTGAATGCTGCCTGGTCTACTTACCTGCTTGCCAATACGGTGGATATCCGCAGTTTGTCTCCTGGGTATGATGAAAATGGAAAGGAGATTGAATGGAACCCGGTGCCTATCGCCAACAATGCCTACTTTGTAACCAACCGCTTTCAGAACGATGATACCAAAAACCGCTTTATCGGACAGGCCAACATCCGTTATGCCATTTTAGACAACCTATCGATCCGGGGAAGTGTGAGCAAAGATTTTTATAACTTCAATTATGTAGGCGTCACGCCAACCGGCACTGCTTACTCTCCGCTGGGCGGATATGAATCTATTAAATCGGAAGTATCGGAAACTAACTCCATGCTTACTTTAAATTATAATACGAGTATTGCCGGCAGTTTCAACTTTTCTGCGATGGCAGGAGGTAACATTCAGAGAGGACTAAACAATGAAACATCGATCAGCGGAAGCCAGTTTATTATTCCTTATTTTTATAGCTATACCAACCTGAGTACCTTAACTACCCGGCCCAACAACCGGAGAACCGGGATTAACTCCGTATTCGGATCAGCAGATGTAGATTACAAAGGAATTATTTTCCTGAGTTTTACCGGCCGGCAAGACTGGTTTTCTACCTTAAGTGCGCAAAACAATAGCATATTTTATCCATCCATAGGCGGAAGTTTGGTACTATCGGAAGCCATTCAACTGCCCTCATCTATTAGCTTTTTAAAACTCAGAGGTTCCTGGGCACAGGTGGGTGGTGCTACGCCAGATCCTTATATCATTAACCAGACGTTCAGTATGGTGCAAGGCGGGCATAATGGCCGTCCGGTACAAGCTATTTCTTCTACCCTGCTAAATAATCCGGACTTACGGCCTTTAACGTCCACTACCTCTGAAATTGGTATTGATTTGCAATTGCTCAACAAACGTTTAGGATTGGATGTAACGCTGTATAACCGTAAAACCACAGATGATATTGTGCAAACTGATATTTCTACCGCTTCCGGCTATACCAGGGCTCTGTTAAATGTGGGAGAATTGAGTAACAAGGGAATTGAAGTATTGCTGACTGGTTCACCAGTGAGAACGGAAAAGTTTAGCTGGGATGTAAGCTATAATATGGCGTATAATAAGAGTGAAATTGTACAACTGGCAGAAGGGCTGAACTCAGTAGGCGTTGCCAATGGAATAGGCGGTGCCACGATCACCAATGAAGTAGGCCGGCCGTATGGCATCATTAAAGGATACAAAATTAAAACCAATGCGAACGGACAAGTGGTATTCAATACCAACAGCGGCTACGAAGTACGAAGTGATCTGATGGAACTTGGCCTGGGTGTACCTCCGCTTACCATGGGATTGACTAATAACTTTTCCTACAAAAACTTTTCTTTGAGTGTATTGCTGGATGGCAAGTTTGGCAACAAAATCTACTCTAACTTAAACCAGTATGCCTACCGCTTCGGCTTACTAAAAGAAACCCTTCCTGGCCGGGACAATGGTTTAACACTCAACGGGGTAGATGAAGAAGGCAACCCTTATGAAAGAGTGGTGCCAATTGAGCAACTGGACACTTATTATGACAACCGCAAAAACTACACAGACCTGTTTGTGTATGACGGAAGTTTTATAAAACTGCGCCAGGTGATTTTGAGCTATAACCTGCCGGTAAGCTATATTAAATTCATCCGGATACAATCGGCTTCCCTTTCTCTGGTAGGCCGCAACCTGGCCATCCTGTATAGTCATGCGACCAACTCCGATCCGGAATCCAGCTATACTAGTGGCAACGGACAAGGCCTGGAAGCATTGAGTATACCCCGGACCAGAAGTTATGGCTTGAATCTATTAGTAAAATTCTAA
- a CDS encoding efflux RND transporter periplasmic adaptor subunit: MKFQNYIQLYISVLLLVLSLSFSSCSANEPAEEATQTDTSSSEEKTNIVSLTQAQYQNAGITLGNIESRSLSSNIQVNGVLDVPPQNLVSISTPLGGFVRKTDLLQGMRVRKGQLLAVIENQDFIQLQQDYLESKSKLEYLDLEYKRQQELSQENVSAAKTFQQTTADYKSMQAKVHALEERMRLAGLSLSAVQQGKISSTVPVYAPISGYVADVNVNIGKFVQPTDVMFTIIDTEHLHVELTVFEKDVPSLKEGQKVRYILVNDPSKERTAEVYLIGRQISAERTVRVHAHKDTEEPQMLPGMFVKAVIETGGRQVSSLPQEAVVHTNGKDYIFIYQQAQKQGSDTLHVFEQVEVTKGLQENEYVEVNSVENMPLQGKQIVTKGAFSLLSHLQNGGSAEGEHEL, from the coding sequence ATGAAATTTCAAAATTATATTCAACTATATATTTCTGTCCTGTTGTTAGTTCTTTCCCTTAGCTTTAGCAGCTGTTCTGCTAATGAACCTGCAGAGGAAGCAACCCAGACAGATACTTCGAGCAGTGAAGAGAAAACTAATATTGTTTCGCTTACGCAAGCACAATATCAGAATGCTGGTATTACACTAGGCAACATAGAAAGCCGGAGCCTGAGCAGTAATATTCAGGTGAATGGTGTACTGGATGTTCCCCCACAGAATCTGGTGAGCATTTCAACTCCGCTGGGTGGCTTTGTTCGGAAAACAGACTTGCTGCAAGGCATGCGGGTTCGCAAAGGGCAATTGCTGGCCGTAATTGAAAACCAGGATTTTATTCAGTTGCAGCAAGATTACCTGGAAAGCAAAAGTAAATTAGAGTATCTGGACCTGGAATATAAACGCCAGCAGGAGCTTAGCCAGGAAAATGTAAGTGCCGCCAAAACTTTTCAACAAACCACGGCTGATTATAAAAGTATGCAAGCCAAAGTACATGCCTTAGAAGAAAGGATGAGACTGGCTGGTCTTTCACTTTCGGCAGTGCAACAAGGCAAAATCAGCAGTACCGTACCAGTGTATGCACCTATCAGTGGGTATGTAGCCGATGTAAATGTAAATATTGGCAAGTTTGTGCAGCCCACTGATGTGATGTTTACTATTATCGACACGGAGCATTTGCATGTAGAACTTACCGTATTTGAAAAAGATGTTCCCAGCCTGAAAGAAGGCCAGAAGGTGCGGTATATATTGGTAAATGACCCTTCAAAAGAAAGAACAGCCGAGGTTTACCTGATCGGAAGGCAGATCAGTGCGGAGCGTACAGTACGGGTACATGCCCACAAAGATACTGAGGAGCCTCAGATGTTACCCGGCATGTTTGTAAAAGCAGTGATCGAAACCGGAGGCCGCCAGGTAAGCAGTTTACCTCAGGAAGCAGTCGTGCATACGAATGGAAAAGATTACATTTTTATTTACCAGCAAGCCCAGAAGCAAGGTTCTGATACCCTACATGTGTTCGAGCAGGTTGAGGTAACGAAAGGACTTCAGGAAAACGAATATGTGGAAGTAAATTCTGTTGAAAATATGCCTTTACAGGGAAAACAAATTGTAACAAAGGGCGCTTTTTCCCTACTCTCTCACTTGCAGAATGGCGGTAGTGCTGAGGGAGAACATGAGCTATAG
- a CDS encoding FecR family protein — protein sequence MSYQYYTANDFALDPDFRQWVIQPTEENARFWNNWIQEHPGKQAEIATAVELVRVAGLPADAVANQAFLEVWTNLQVNARQQVKTRRIESVLRYSRMAAIWIGFMLLAGYLFWKLDQPAGPVIHTTGFGEIKKITLADGSHITLNANSSIRLADKNWRNAASREVFLTGEAFFEVAKTKDKKSFTVTTADSIRVQVLGTEFNVNTRREKTAVYLQSGKVQLKASAIQLVMKPGDFAHYNKDDKQLKVALMKEESQLAWKNNLFVFDDTPLLDIAQELEDIYGIKVHISDTFLAQKRFTAKVPRNKVDVLLKVLAETLQVDIKRQNKEVQIQSRNTPVK from the coding sequence ATGAGTTATCAGTACTACACGGCCAATGATTTTGCACTTGACCCAGACTTTCGTCAGTGGGTAATACAGCCAACGGAGGAAAACGCCCGGTTCTGGAATAACTGGATACAGGAGCATCCCGGAAAACAGGCAGAAATTGCAACAGCAGTTGAATTGGTGCGTGTTGCAGGTTTACCAGCCGATGCTGTAGCCAATCAGGCTTTCCTGGAAGTTTGGACAAATCTTCAGGTTAATGCCAGGCAACAAGTGAAAACGCGCCGGATTGAATCGGTCCTGCGTTATTCCCGGATGGCTGCTATCTGGATCGGCTTTATGCTGCTGGCCGGATACTTATTCTGGAAATTGGATCAACCGGCAGGACCTGTTATTCATACCACTGGTTTTGGAGAGATCAAGAAAATAACTTTAGCTGACGGATCACATATTACACTTAATGCCAATTCTTCCATTCGCTTAGCAGATAAAAACTGGCGAAATGCTGCTTCCAGAGAGGTTTTTCTGACAGGAGAAGCCTTTTTTGAAGTAGCCAAAACCAAAGACAAAAAAAGCTTTACCGTTACCACTGCCGATAGTATAAGGGTACAAGTACTGGGTACAGAATTTAATGTAAACACCCGCCGGGAGAAAACAGCTGTTTACCTGCAATCCGGCAAAGTCCAACTCAAGGCCAGTGCCATACAACTGGTGATGAAACCCGGAGATTTTGCTCATTATAACAAAGATGATAAACAATTGAAGGTAGCACTGATGAAAGAAGAAAGTCAGTTAGCCTGGAAAAACAACCTTTTTGTATTTGATGATACGCCTTTACTGGATATCGCCCAGGAACTGGAAGATATCTATGGGATTAAAGTACATATTTCAGATACTTTCCTGGCTCAAAAAAGATTTACTGCCAAAGTACCTCGCAATAAGGTAGATGTGCTGCTGAAAGTACTGGCTGAAACCTTACAGGTGGACATAAAAAGGCAGAACAAAGAGGTGCAGATACAGTCCAGAAATACACCGGTGAAATGA
- a CDS encoding RNA polymerase sigma factor: MDADQLTFSDQGYIRLTQNKDLQYEQELILWRDFKNGDMAAYATIYKKYFLVLYQYGKKISNDPEVVKDTIQDLFIKLWNNRENLKETTSIKYYLLTSLKRKLIDSLRSPQARFEAHTESLEQDLFVIGEPEEEILSKKEDVLKALNRLSTHQQKLVQLKFYKNLSNHEIAQEMGITIQSVYNSVFKTLKSLRNQLSILIIALLLHL; this comes from the coding sequence ATGGATGCAGATCAATTAACTTTTTCTGATCAGGGATACATCCGGCTTACCCAAAATAAAGACCTCCAGTATGAGCAGGAACTCATCTTATGGAGGGATTTTAAAAATGGCGATATGGCAGCTTATGCAACCATTTATAAAAAATATTTTCTGGTACTTTACCAATACGGAAAAAAGATAAGCAACGACCCTGAAGTGGTAAAAGACACCATTCAGGATTTGTTCATTAAACTCTGGAATAACCGGGAAAATTTAAAAGAAACAACTTCCATCAAATACTATTTGCTTACTTCATTAAAAAGAAAACTTATTGATAGCTTAAGAAGTCCACAAGCCAGATTTGAAGCCCATACAGAATCCTTGGAACAGGATTTATTTGTAATAGGAGAACCAGAAGAAGAAATTCTCTCAAAAAAAGAAGATGTACTGAAAGCATTAAACCGGCTCTCTACTCATCAGCAAAAATTAGTGCAGCTGAAATTCTATAAAAATTTATCTAACCATGAAATAGCCCAGGAAATGGGTATCACCATACAATCGGTGTATAATTCGGTATTTAAAACCTTAAAATCGCTCCGCAACCAGTTATCCATTCTAATTATTGCTTTACTCCTTCATTTGTAG